TCGAAGTCGGAGTGCCAAAAAAACTCACGGCCAACCAGACCCGGCTTATAGTTAATCCGTGATTGATGGATATACACCTCCCCCCCCACGATTTGCTGTGCAATGCCCAACAAGCAAGGATGCCGCGCCAAGGCACTGAACACTGCATTGCTGCGATGGACATTGAACACCGAGCGCACCGCGCCACTTCCTCGTTCCGTAATCGCTTCAGGCCGGTTCGCGCCAGCAAAATCGTCGCGCACCCGCTGCATTTCTTCGTAAAGTGCCTGCACTTCATCCGCAGCAAACAGGTCAGGCAGAAACAAAAAGCCATCCTGCTCGAATTGATCCAGTTGTCGTGGGGACAGCGGGCCCGGGTAGGTCGGGTTAGGCACCACCGGCTCAACCCGACTCAAGATCGCGGCCTCATTGCCACGCGAGGGGTACGATTCACTCACTTTGAACATCATTGCAGTCTCCAAGGAGGCCGCCACCATGTGGCGGCCTGGATTTAGATCACGAGAAGCGGCATGAGTCAGGCGGGATCGACTAGAGGCAGAGGATATGTGCCGTCTTCATCGTGAACTTCACGCCCGGTAAGCGGAGGATTGAACACGCAGACCAGACGCAGCTGGGTAGTGGCACGTAACAAATGCTTGTCGTGTTGGTTAAGGGCATACAGCATGCCTGGCTCGATTCGGTGTTTGACGCGTGAGGGGACGAGCTCAATCTCACCTTCACCCTCGATGCAGTACACCGCTTCGAGATGATGCTGGTACCAGATCGAGGTTTCAGTCCCTGCAAAGATCAGCGTTTCATGCATGGAGAAACCCATGCCGTCTTCAGCCAGCAAAAGACGGCGACTGGCCCACGTCTTGGCGACCACGTCGCGATCAGTGTCGATAATCTGGTTCAGATGGCGCACGATCATGCGGAAACTTCCTCTTTGATGGGTTCAAGTACACGTCGCGTGAGGGTTTCAAGAAGCTTGAGGCCTTGCTCAAGCTCCTCGAGTGGGATGGTCAGCGGCGGCAGCAACTTGAGCACCTCGTCGAAAGCACCGCAGCCTTCGATGATGAGTCCTTCATCGAAGGCTGCTTGCGCGACCTGTGCGGCCTGCCTCGGGTCCTGGAACACCAGCCCTTGCATCAAGCCCACGCCGCGGCGCGATAACTTTTGCGGGAATTCACGCACCAAGGGTTCAAGCCGACTGCTGACCAATCGCGCCTTGGCTTCAATTGCCTGCTGGAATCGACGATCGCGCCAAAACGTATTTAAGGCAGCCGTTGCGGTGACGAAGGCCAAGTTGTTGCCCCGGAACGTGCCGTTGTGCTGCGATGGCTTCCAAATGTCGAGCTCGGGCTTCAGCAGAACCAGCGCCATGGGCAAACCCAGACCCGACAACGATTTGGACAATGTGATGATGTCCGGCACGATGCCGGCGCGTTCGAAACTGAAAAAACTGCCGGTGCGGCCACAACCCGCCTGGATGTCGTCCACGACGAGCAGGATGTCATGCTCCCGGCAGAGCTTGGCTATCGCTTGCAACCATTCGCTGCTGGCGACGTTCACACCACCTTCGCCCTGCACAGTCTCCAGCAGCACTGCCGCTGGCATATCAAGGCCACTGGATGGATCTTCGATCATCTGCCTGAGCAGCTTGGCGGTATCGATGCCTGAACCCAGATAACCGTCAAAGGGCATGAAGGTGACGTGGCTGCCAGGGGGCACCCCACCTGCTTCACGAAACTTGTTGTTCGCAGTGCAAGCCAGTGCGCCTTGTGTCATGCCGTGAAAGCCGTGGGTAAACGCCACGATCCGGGTACGACCGGTGACATTGCGAGCCAGCTTGATGGCCGCCTCCATTGCATTGGTCCCGGTGGGACCGGTGAACTGCAGTTTGTAGCGCAGGCCACGTGGTTCCAGGATGCATTCGTCAAAGGCTTGGAGGAATGCCGCTTTTGCAGTGCTGGCCATATCCAGGCCATGGACCAGGCCATCGTGGGTCAGGTATTCAATGGCAGCCGCCTTGAGGTCCGGGTGATTGTGGCCATAGTTCAAAGTGCCAGCGCCAGCGAAGAAGTCGAGATAGTGCCTCCCCGATTCATCGGTCATTTGGGCGCCACGCGCGGTGGTAAAGATGGTGGGAAAGGCACGAATGTACCCTCGCACCTCGGATTCGAGGCGTTTGAAGATTTCCATAGGTAACTCCGGGGATGGGCTGATCAGGCTGCCGGGGTAAGCGGCCCCAAACGATAGAGCGTTTCCGGTGGATGTCCTGACTCCGGAAATAGCGAACCTGACAATTCGGAAACCGGCTCGATGCCGATCTCCAGCTGTCTGGCAAGCGCTCGGAATACGGCCAAGGAAGCTGTATTACTTGGCGTAATCGTGGTTTCCAGCCAGCGCAGGTTTTGCCCGCGGCCTACCAAATGCCGCAGCATGGCAAGCGCCAAGCCATCTCCTCGCCAAGCAGACGACACGGCGAGCTGCCAGATGAACAGTGTTCTCGGCTGACGGGGATGGAGATAAGCGCTCAGATAACCCGCCAAGCCATTCTCACCTTCGGCGACGACGCAAGTTGGCGCGTGATGCATGGCTTGTATCAGATAGGCGTAGACCGAATTCAGGTCTAAGGGAGGGCAACTCGCAATCAGCTGGTGGATGGCAATGCCATCCTCAAGGTTGGGAGATCGAAGGCGGATGCTGCGACGACTTCGGGTTTCGATGACGGTCAATGAACACTCCTTGTTCGTCTTGGTTGAGGTTGCCGCGATGCGACAGGAGTGGGTCCGGATCCGCCGCCTCAGCGTTGGATGCACCTTTTTTATCCTAGTCATCGATATACATTTGTGCAAATATATCGATCGCACAAGCGCCGAACCATCGAACTGATCGCGCTCAAGCCCAGTCAAATCGCGCCCTAAAACAGGGTAGCCCCGCCGCAATATCGCCTCACAACGTGCAGCCCTTCTGTATCGCCCCTCCGCGGCAGGCCTAGCTCCGTTTTCTGTGGCGCCTACCTGGAGGCACCATGTCCAATTTTGTCGCCTGGCTTCAGTCCATCTACCGCACGGAGGCCTGGGTGTATCCGCTGTTTGCCGTCGTGCTGATAACAATGCTGGTTCATGCGGCCACGCGTGTCGTGATGAAGCGGCTGGCCGTCCGGCTGGCACGGACCAGGACATTCTGGGACGACGCCCTCATCCTTGCCGCCCAAGGGCCGGCCGCAGTCTTGACATGGGTGCTTGGTCTTTCCATTGCATGCGAGTTGGTGGCGCCCCACGCACGATCAGATGTGTTCGATTACATCGACCCTGCACGGCGACTCGCAATCATTGCGCTGCTGACGTGGTTTCTGGTCAATCTGATCAACCGTTCTGCAGAAGCCTTAACTGCAGGGGATCAGGACAGAACACCCGTTGATGTGACGACGGCGACAGCCATCAGTCGGCTGCTGAAGATGTCGGTGTGGGTTACCGCTGCGTTGGTGGCGCTGCAATCGTTGGGGATATCGATTTCCGGCGTACTGGCCTTCGGCGGCGTCGGTGGTATCGCCGTTGGCTTCGCAGCCAAGGATTTACTGGCCAATTTCTTTGGTGGCTTGATGATCTATCTTGATCGCCCGTTTGCCGTTGGCGATTGGGTACGCTCCCCCGATCGAAATATCGAAGGGACGGTGGAACATATTGGTTGGCGCTTGACGACGATCCGGACCTTCGACAAGCGCCCGCTCTACGTGCCGAACTCTGCTTTCGCCACGATCTCTGTGGAAAACCCTTCACGGATGAGCCACCGACGCATCCATGAAACGATTGGTCTGCGCCGCGAAGATGCCCGTTTGCTACCGGACGTCCTGGCAGCAGTTCAAGGCATGCTGCAGCAGCATACCCAGATCGATGCAAATCAGACGTTAATGGTGCATTTCGATCGTTTTGGCGACTCTTCGCTCGACTTCTTCGTCTACTGCTTTACCAAGACCACCGTATGGACCGAATACCACCAAGTGAAACAGGATGTCTTGCTCAACATTGTCGAGATCGTGCATGCGCATGGTGCAGCAATTGCTTACCCAGTACGTCGGCTATCAACAGAGCTGCGTGCGGATAGTTCGCTCGACGCAAGAGTGGGTCAGTGCTCGCCGATGAAGGACACCCACCAAGCGGATCGCGCTATCACCCTAAGTCGCAACTGAAGTTCCTTCTGTTTCCGGACATCCCATGGCATGCAACCGCTGTATTGCAAACCGCACCATTGATCTTATGTGCAGTTCCTCATGCCGCATCAGCAGGCGTCGATAGCCTGATTAAACCTCACGGCGGAATTCTCGGATGGCTGCGGACTTGTGGCCCTAGAGCGAGAGGGTAGCGAACCCGGCGCTGCAGTTGGCATTCGATCCTGGGAATGTGTTGTATTACAGCAGTGGAGAAGATGCCCCGGTGGCCAGCTCTGCATAGAAGGCGTGGGTGGAACAAATCAAGAAGAACAGCACACCAATGTCGCGCTTACTAAATCAAGATTGCA
This region of Chitinolyticbacter meiyuanensis genomic DNA includes:
- the thpD gene encoding ectoine hydroxylase, with the protein product MMFKVSESYPSRGNEAAILSRVEPVVPNPTYPGPLSPRQLDQFEQDGFLFLPDLFAADEVQALYEEMQRVRDDFAGANRPEAITERGSGAVRSVFNVHRSNAVFSALARHPCLLGIAQQIVGGEVYIHQSRINYKPGLVGREFFWHSDFETWHVEDGMPAMRAVSCAIALTENTPHNGPLMLIPGSHRYFIACAGHTPSDHYQQSLKKQEYGVPDAASLEFLTRAGAGIAMPTGGPGSVVFFDCNTMHGSNSNISPLPRSNVFMVYNHIDNALGSPKYGLAPRPEYIAAREQCVALTVV
- a CDS encoding ectoine synthase is translated as MIVRHLNQIIDTDRDVVAKTWASRRLLLAEDGMGFSMHETLIFAGTETSIWYQHHLEAVYCIEGEGEIELVPSRVKHRIEPGMLYALNQHDKHLLRATTQLRLVCVFNPPLTGREVHDEDGTYPLPLVDPA
- the ectB gene encoding diaminobutyrate--2-oxoglutarate transaminase, giving the protein MEIFKRLESEVRGYIRAFPTIFTTARGAQMTDESGRHYLDFFAGAGTLNYGHNHPDLKAAAIEYLTHDGLVHGLDMASTAKAAFLQAFDECILEPRGLRYKLQFTGPTGTNAMEAAIKLARNVTGRTRIVAFTHGFHGMTQGALACTANNKFREAGGVPPGSHVTFMPFDGYLGSGIDTAKLLRQMIEDPSSGLDMPAAVLLETVQGEGGVNVASSEWLQAIAKLCREHDILLVVDDIQAGCGRTGSFFSFERAGIVPDIITLSKSLSGLGLPMALVLLKPELDIWKPSQHNGTFRGNNLAFVTATAALNTFWRDRRFQQAIEAKARLVSSRLEPLVREFPQKLSRRGVGLMQGLVFQDPRQAAQVAQAAFDEGLIIEGCGAFDEVLKLLPPLTIPLEELEQGLKLLETLTRRVLEPIKEEVSA
- the ectA gene encoding diaminobutyrate acetyltransferase, whose amino-acid sequence is MTVIETRSRRSIRLRSPNLEDGIAIHQLIASCPPLDLNSVYAYLIQAMHHAPTCVVAEGENGLAGYLSAYLHPRQPRTLFIWQLAVSSAWRGDGLALAMLRHLVGRGQNLRWLETTITPSNTASLAVFRALARQLEIGIEPVSELSGSLFPESGHPPETLYRLGPLTPAA
- a CDS encoding mechanosensitive ion channel family protein, with product MSNFVAWLQSIYRTEAWVYPLFAVVLITMLVHAATRVVMKRLAVRLARTRTFWDDALILAAQGPAAVLTWVLGLSIACELVAPHARSDVFDYIDPARRLAIIALLTWFLVNLINRSAEALTAGDQDRTPVDVTTATAISRLLKMSVWVTAALVALQSLGISISGVLAFGGVGGIAVGFAAKDLLANFFGGLMIYLDRPFAVGDWVRSPDRNIEGTVEHIGWRLTTIRTFDKRPLYVPNSAFATISVENPSRMSHRRIHETIGLRREDARLLPDVLAAVQGMLQQHTQIDANQTLMVHFDRFGDSSLDFFVYCFTKTTVWTEYHQVKQDVLLNIVEIVHAHGAAIAYPVRRLSTELRADSSLDARVGQCSPMKDTHQADRAITLSRN